A DNA window from Paenibacillus andongensis contains the following coding sequences:
- a CDS encoding transposase: MSIIIVVLSILIPISMLVSAWLFTMCRTIYHVLAVGCAYVFGIISVLAIYEILRDETVFMTNIHGVFQNGLFLLSGAYLGCYGIYTLLKWTLKEFRSE; encoded by the coding sequence ATGTCTATAATAATTGTAGTTCTTAGTATTCTGATTCCCATCAGTATGCTAGTAAGTGCTTGGCTGTTCACGATGTGCCGAACTATATATCACGTGTTGGCAGTGGGGTGTGCCTATGTGTTTGGTATCATCAGCGTGCTCGCCATATATGAGATTTTAAGAGATGAGACGGTATTTATGACGAATATTCATGGCGTTTTTCAAAATGGGCTATTCCTGTTAAGCGGAGCTTATTTGGGTTGTTATGGGATCTACACGTTACTAAAATGGACGCTGAAGGAGTTTAGAAGTGAATAA